The following are encoded together in the Oceanobacillus zhaokaii genome:
- the nusA gene encoding transcription termination factor NusA: MSSQLFDAIDNLSSEKGIDKEVLLEALEAALISAYKKNFQSASNVRVELNEATGKMSVYSRKTVVEEVEDSQLEISLDEARKLDPNYELEDTIELEVTPKDFGRIAAQAAKQVVTQRVREAERGVIFSEYIDREEDVMTGIIQREDPRFVYVNLGKIEAKLAEAEQMPTEEYNIHDRLKVFVTKVENTSKGPQIYVSRSHPGLLKRLFEMEVPEIFDGVVEIKSVAREAGDRSKLSVYAANPEIDPVGSCVGQRGQRVQAIVDELKGEKIDIVEWSEDPKVYVSNALSPSKVVDVIVNEEEKATTVIVPDYQLSLAIGKRGQNARLAAKLTGWKIDIKSESEAREEGLLTEAEDTYSEEVEDLFE, from the coding sequence GTGAGCAGTCAGTTGTTTGATGCAATTGATAATTTATCAAGTGAAAAAGGTATTGACAAAGAAGTATTATTAGAAGCATTAGAAGCAGCATTAATCTCGGCATATAAGAAGAATTTCCAATCTGCCTCAAATGTTAGAGTAGAATTAAATGAAGCAACCGGAAAAATGAGTGTTTATTCAAGAAAAACGGTTGTTGAGGAAGTAGAAGATTCACAGTTGGAAATTTCTTTAGATGAAGCTAGAAAACTTGATCCCAACTATGAATTAGAAGATACGATTGAATTAGAGGTAACACCAAAGGACTTCGGGCGAATTGCTGCACAAGCTGCTAAGCAGGTTGTAACACAACGAGTTCGGGAAGCAGAGCGTGGCGTAATCTTCTCTGAATATATTGATCGTGAAGAAGATGTAATGACTGGAATTATTCAGCGTGAAGACCCACGATTTGTATATGTGAATTTAGGGAAAATTGAAGCGAAATTAGCAGAAGCTGAACAGATGCCAACAGAGGAATATAACATACACGACCGATTAAAAGTATTTGTAACAAAGGTTGAGAACACAAGTAAGGGACCACAAATCTATGTCTCAAGATCTCACCCAGGCCTCCTGAAACGACTTTTTGAAATGGAAGTTCCAGAAATCTTTGATGGCGTTGTTGAAATTAAATCAGTAGCAAGGGAAGCTGGCGATCGTTCAAAACTTTCCGTTTATGCTGCAAATCCAGAAATTGACCCGGTCGGTTCTTGTGTTGGTCAAAGAGGACAACGTGTACAAGCAATCGTTGATGAATTAAAAGGTGAAAAAATCGATATTGTTGAATGGTCAGAGGATCCAAAAGTATACGTTTCGAATGCATTAAGTCCTTCAAAAGTAGTCGATGTCATCGTGAATGAAGAAGAAAAAGCAACTACTGTAATTGTTCCAGATTATCAATTATCGTTAGCGATTGGCAAACGCGGCCAGAACGCAAGACTAGCTGCGAAGCTCACAGGCTGGAAAATTGATATTAAAAGTGAATCAGAAGCAAGAGAAGAAGGTTTGTTAACTGAAGCAGAAGATACGTATTCAGAAGAAGTAGAAGACTTGTTCGAATAA
- a CDS encoding DUF503 domain-containing protein — protein sequence MILFAEVECKLYEGNSLKAKRSVIKRLLAKLRNDYNLSVTELDYHDLWQRTKIGIVTISTDLSHAEQRIQKTLHVIDSFPELERTITTVERI from the coding sequence ATGATCTTATTTGCAGAAGTTGAATGTAAGTTATATGAAGGAAATTCACTTAAAGCAAAACGTTCTGTTATCAAAAGGTTATTAGCTAAGTTGCGGAATGATTATAATCTGTCTGTAACTGAACTGGATTATCATGACCTTTGGCAACGGACCAAAATTGGGATTGTCACGATTTCAACAGACTTATCTCATGCCGAACAAAGAATTCAAAAAACGTTACATGTTATTGATTCATTTCCAGAATTAGAACGTACTATTACAACTGTAGAACGCATATAA
- the rnpM gene encoding RNase P modulator RnpM produces MVKQRKTPERKCIITNEMKPKKDLIRVVRNKEGEVFVDPTGKKNGRGAYLSRDLDVITKAEKSSALNRQLNAEVDASIYEELRMLVTGNVNEK; encoded by the coding sequence ATGGTAAAACAGAGAAAGACACCAGAACGAAAATGCATCATAACGAATGAAATGAAGCCAAAGAAGGATCTTATTCGTGTCGTGCGCAACAAAGAAGGGGAAGTCTTTGTTGATCCTACAGGCAAGAAAAACGGCCGTGGTGCATACTTATCTCGAGATTTGGATGTTATTACAAAAGCAGAGAAATCAAGTGCACTTAATCGGCAGTTAAATGCGGAAGTAGATGCTTCTATATATGAAGAATTAAGAATGCTTGTCACAGGTAATGTCAATGAAAAATAG
- a CDS encoding YlxQ family RNA-binding protein — MKNSYLNLIGLAYRARKCSLGEELIIKDIQNQRAKLVLLASDIGPQTKKKLMDKCNFYNVPVVIVDDREALSNAIGKSQRVAVGILDAGFATKIRSLLGN; from the coding sequence ATGAAAAATAGTTATTTAAACTTAATTGGACTTGCATATCGAGCTAGAAAATGCTCATTGGGTGAAGAATTGATTATTAAAGATATTCAAAATCAACGAGCGAAATTAGTACTGCTAGCAAGTGATATCGGTCCACAAACGAAGAAGAAGCTAATGGATAAATGTAATTTTTATAATGTGCCAGTTGTGATAGTAGATGATCGGGAAGCACTATCGAACGCAATTGGGAAATCCCAAAGAGTTGCAGTTGGTATTTTAGATGCTGGATTTGCAACTAAAATAAGATCGTTGTTGGGTAATTAA
- a CDS encoding PolC-type DNA polymerase III codes for MDISKKEKMHYLLQQLQIPEEYRKQYFNESYLEKLEVYKKTKTWHFHIHVGKVLPVNMYLSLQAKLKETFQQIAQVDVTITTDDKTCTEETITAYWKNYITSITNLSPAYRDLVQNQAPRVNGNKIMLTARNDAEGSALKKRLESDFNLYCKKIGTLSYSLEIDVKTNLADLEKFKEQKAKEDQQIVLKTVQEKEKRDQEKNNNDNQPLQLGYKIQDEPIQMEQIQDEERRVTVQGYIFSVEVRELRSGRSLLIIKATDYTDSLQIKKFSNGDDDVAQFKSVKEGMWIKARGSIQTDMYSNELAMMANDIHEIKVEQRRDEADEDGKRVELHAHTTMSQMDAVVSPSALVTQAAKWGHKAVAITDHAGVQGFPDAHAAGMKNGIKVLYGVEANLVDDGVPIAYNEKDLDLEDANYIVFDVETTGLSAVYDTIIELAGVKIHKGEIIDRFEAFANPHHPLSETTIELTGITDEMVKDAPEVDEVIKDFYEWMGNDVLVAHNASFDMGFLNQALKRINYEKAENPVVDTLELARFLFPELKNHRLNTLCKHLDIELTQHHRAIYDAEATGYLLWKLVKKLLNQEIVNHKQLNNHMGEGNAYQRSRPYHCTLLAKTEEGLKNLYKLVSFAHIDYFYRVPRLPRSVLQKHREGLLVGTACDRGEVFETMMQKSADEAERAAEFYDYIEVQPPTNYVHLVEKDLVQNESQVLDIISNIVDMGERMNKTVVATGNVHYIDEHDKQYRQILISSQAGNPLSRQTLPDTPFRTTNEMLECFHFLGEDKAYEIVVTNPNQLAEEIEELSPVKDGLYTPTIDGADQEMRDLCYSNAKRIYGEPVPKIVVDRLERELESIIGHGFAVIYLISHKLVKKSLDDGYLVGSRGSVGSSLVATLSEITEVNPLVPHYVCPECQYNEFITDGSVGSGFDLPDKNCPNCNTSLNKDGHDIPFETFLGFKGDKVPDIDLNFSGDYQPRAHNYTKVLFGEDKVFRAGTIGTVAEKTAYGYVKGYASDRQLVFKNAEIDRLVKGSTGVKRTTGQHPGGIIVVPEDKEIFDFTPIQFPADDRNSEWKTTHFDFHSIHDNLLKLDILGHDDPTVIRMLQDLSGIDPKTIPTDDPDVFKLFSGTEALGVTSEQINSKTGTLGLPEFGTKFVRQMLEDTKPSTFAELLIISGLSHGTDVWLGNAQDLINDGTCVLTEVIGCRDDIMVYLIHKGLEASLAFKIMESVRKGKGLQDEWIVEMRKNNVPNWYIDSCKKIKYMFPKAHAAAYALNAIRIAYFKVHYPIYFYAAYFTVRADDFDLITMHKGSEAIRKQIQGIAAKGNEASPKEKNLLTVLELSLEMCERGLSFKKVDLYKSSATEFIVDGDSLIPPFNAVDGLGTNAALNIVKAREEGEFLSKEDLRERSKISKTVLEYLDNIGCLEGMEEKNQLSLF; via the coding sequence ATGGATATTTCAAAAAAAGAAAAAATGCACTATTTATTACAGCAGCTTCAAATACCAGAAGAGTATAGGAAACAATATTTCAATGAAAGTTACCTAGAGAAATTAGAAGTATATAAGAAAACAAAGACTTGGCATTTTCACATTCATGTAGGAAAAGTATTGCCAGTCAATATGTACCTGTCATTACAAGCAAAGCTTAAGGAAACTTTTCAGCAAATAGCGCAGGTAGATGTTACGATTACGACAGATGACAAAACTTGCACGGAAGAAACAATTACTGCCTACTGGAAAAACTATATTACATCAATTACAAACCTCTCTCCGGCATATCGCGACCTAGTGCAAAACCAAGCCCCTAGAGTTAACGGTAATAAGATTATGTTAACAGCAAGAAATGATGCAGAAGGAAGTGCGCTTAAAAAGCGGCTTGAGTCAGATTTTAATTTATACTGTAAAAAAATAGGGACTTTATCTTATTCATTAGAAATTGATGTGAAAACAAATTTAGCCGATCTTGAGAAGTTTAAGGAACAGAAGGCAAAAGAAGATCAGCAGATTGTACTTAAAACGGTTCAAGAAAAAGAAAAGCGTGATCAAGAAAAGAACAATAATGATAATCAGCCATTACAGCTTGGGTATAAAATTCAAGATGAGCCGATCCAAATGGAACAAATTCAAGATGAAGAACGACGTGTAACAGTACAAGGATACATTTTTTCTGTTGAAGTTCGAGAATTACGCTCTGGTAGAAGCTTATTGATTATTAAGGCAACAGATTACACAGATTCCCTGCAGATTAAGAAGTTTTCAAATGGGGACGATGATGTTGCACAGTTTAAATCTGTTAAAGAAGGCATGTGGATAAAAGCGAGAGGAAGCATTCAGACAGATATGTATTCGAATGAGCTTGCGATGATGGCAAATGACATCCATGAAATTAAGGTAGAGCAACGCAGAGATGAAGCGGATGAAGATGGAAAACGTGTCGAATTACATGCACATACTACGATGAGCCAAATGGATGCAGTTGTTTCACCGAGTGCGCTTGTTACCCAGGCTGCAAAATGGGGGCATAAGGCAGTTGCCATCACAGACCATGCAGGTGTTCAAGGATTTCCAGATGCACATGCAGCGGGTATGAAGAATGGAATTAAAGTCTTGTATGGTGTTGAAGCCAATTTAGTCGATGATGGGGTGCCAATTGCTTATAATGAAAAAGATTTGGACTTAGAAGATGCGAACTATATTGTATTCGACGTCGAAACGACAGGCTTATCAGCGGTTTACGATACGATAATTGAACTTGCTGGGGTGAAGATTCATAAAGGTGAAATCATTGATCGATTTGAGGCATTTGCTAATCCACATCATCCCTTATCTGAAACAACAATCGAATTAACAGGAATTACGGATGAAATGGTTAAAGACGCTCCGGAGGTTGATGAGGTAATTAAAGATTTTTATGAATGGATGGGAAATGATGTTCTCGTCGCTCATAATGCAAGCTTTGATATGGGATTTCTGAATCAGGCACTAAAAAGAATCAACTATGAAAAAGCGGAGAATCCTGTTGTCGATACATTAGAATTAGCTCGTTTTCTTTTCCCAGAATTGAAAAATCATCGACTAAATACATTATGTAAGCATTTAGATATTGAGCTAACCCAACATCACCGTGCAATATATGACGCAGAAGCAACTGGTTATTTACTTTGGAAGCTTGTGAAAAAGCTGCTGAATCAAGAAATTGTTAATCATAAACAATTAAATAACCATATGGGTGAAGGAAATGCATATCAAAGGTCAAGACCGTATCATTGTACTTTACTTGCGAAGACAGAAGAAGGCTTAAAAAATCTGTATAAGTTAGTGTCGTTTGCGCATATTGATTACTTCTACCGTGTACCGAGATTGCCAAGGTCTGTATTACAAAAACATCGAGAAGGATTATTGGTTGGAACTGCATGTGACCGCGGAGAAGTATTTGAAACGATGATGCAAAAATCAGCTGACGAGGCAGAGCGTGCTGCTGAATTTTATGATTATATTGAAGTTCAGCCACCAACCAACTATGTTCACCTTGTTGAGAAAGATCTTGTACAAAACGAGTCACAAGTATTAGATATTATTTCAAATATTGTTGATATGGGCGAAAGGATGAATAAAACGGTAGTAGCAACAGGAAATGTTCATTATATTGATGAGCATGATAAACAATACCGACAAATCCTGATTTCTTCTCAAGCAGGAAACCCATTAAGCCGACAAACATTGCCGGATACTCCTTTCCGTACTACAAACGAAATGCTGGAATGCTTCCATTTCCTAGGAGAAGACAAAGCATATGAAATTGTAGTGACTAATCCAAATCAGCTTGCAGAAGAAATAGAGGAGCTTTCACCAGTAAAGGACGGGCTATATACTCCTACCATTGATGGAGCTGATCAAGAAATGCGTGATCTCTGTTACTCAAATGCAAAACGAATTTATGGTGAACCAGTGCCTAAAATTGTTGTGGATCGATTAGAAAGGGAATTGGAAAGTATCATTGGTCATGGATTTGCAGTTATTTATTTAATTTCCCATAAACTCGTTAAGAAATCACTTGATGATGGATATCTCGTTGGTTCCCGTGGTTCGGTAGGTTCGTCACTAGTTGCTACGTTGTCAGAAATAACCGAAGTAAACCCACTAGTACCACACTATGTATGTCCTGAATGCCAATATAATGAATTTATTACAGATGGTTCGGTTGGAAGTGGATTTGATTTACCAGATAAAAATTGCCCAAATTGCAATACGTCACTAAACAAGGACGGGCATGATATTCCGTTTGAGACTTTCCTTGGCTTTAAGGGAGATAAAGTACCAGATATTGATTTGAACTTCTCAGGTGATTACCAGCCACGGGCACACAACTATACAAAAGTACTGTTTGGAGAAGATAAAGTTTTTCGTGCGGGTACAATTGGTACAGTTGCAGAAAAGACAGCATATGGCTATGTAAAAGGATATGCATCTGATAGACAATTAGTATTTAAAAACGCGGAAATTGATCGACTAGTTAAAGGAAGTACTGGTGTTAAGAGAACTACTGGACAGCATCCAGGGGGAATAATCGTTGTCCCTGAGGATAAAGAAATATTTGATTTCACACCAATTCAGTTTCCTGCTGATGACCGAAATAGTGAATGGAAAACAACACATTTTGACTTCCATTCCATCCATGATAATTTATTGAAGCTGGATATTCTTGGTCATGATGATCCGACCGTGATTCGTATGCTTCAGGATTTAAGCGGCATTGATCCAAAAACGATACCGACCGATGACCCTGATGTATTCAAGCTATTTTCTGGAACAGAGGCACTTGGTGTTACATCGGAGCAAATTAATAGTAAAACAGGTACATTGGGACTTCCTGAGTTTGGTACAAAATTTGTAAGACAAATGCTGGAGGATACAAAACCATCCACATTTGCTGAGCTTCTCATTATTTCTGGATTATCCCATGGTACAGACGTATGGTTAGGAAATGCTCAAGATTTAATTAATGATGGTACCTGTGTATTAACAGAAGTTATCGGTTGTCGTGATGATATAATGGTATATCTTATCCACAAAGGTTTGGAGGCATCATTAGCGTTTAAAATCATGGAATCCGTTCGTAAAGGTAAAGGATTGCAGGATGAATGGATAGTTGAAATGAGGAAAAACAATGTACCTAATTGGTATATCGATTCCTGTAAAAAAATTAAGTACATGTTTCCTAAAGCACATGCTGCCGCATATGCTTTAAATGCAATCCGAATAGCGTACTTTAAAGTACATTATCCAATTTACTTCTATGCTGCATATTTCACCGTACGGGCAGATGACTTTGATTTAATTACGATGCATAAAGGTTCAGAAGCAATACGAAAACAAATTCAAGGTATTGCCGCAAAAGGAAACGAAGCCTCGCCGAAAGAGAAAAACTTATTAACAGTATTAGAACTTTCGCTTGAAATGTGTGAACGTGGACTTTCATTTAAGAAGGTTGATTTATACAAATCAAGTGCAACAGAATTTATAGTTGATGGGGACAGCTTAATCCCTCCATTTAATGCGGTTGATGGTTTAGGAACAAACGCTGCACTAAATATTGTTAAAGCACGTGAAGAAGGAGAATTCCTATCAAAAGAAGATTTGCGCGAACGAAGTAAAATTTCCAAAACTGTATTAGAGTACCTGGATAACATCGGATGCCTAGAAGGTATGGAAGAAAAGAATCAATTATCCTTGTTTTAA
- the infB gene encoding translation initiation factor IF-2: MSKMRVYEYAKQNNTSSKDVIDYLKELDVEVSNHMSTISDDTKGKLDKKFVSQPKKNEKSVQQTTVKNDSNNNGSNQMKKKDNRPEKKANATTQNNKSGGHQKNNRNQNRRPNHFNKGRGNKQTSTKQSTVVETPKKITYSDTLTVSGLASKLYKKEAEIIKKLMFMGVMATKNQDLDDDTIELICNDYNVEVEKEIIIEDTNFDKYIVEEKPEDLVERPAVVTIMGHVDHGKTTTLDSIRNTKVTAGEAGGITQHIGAYQVEVNDKKITFLDTPGHAAFTSMRSRGAQVTDIAILVVAADDGVMPQTIEAINHAKAAEVPIIVAVNKVDKEAANPDRVMQELTEHGLVPEDWGGETIFVKISAKQHTGIDDLLEMILLVAEVEELKANPNANGFGTVIEAELDKGRGSVATLLVQNGTLNVGDSVVVGNTFGRVRAMVNDLGERVTSVGPSTPVAITGLHDVPQAGDQFLVFKDEKKARQIGEARQQKHIMENRHEQTKISLDDLFEQIKLGEMKELNIIIKADVQGSAEALSSSLQKIDVEGVNIKIIHAGVGAITESDIILASASNAIVIGFNVRPDVNAKKAAESEKVDVRLHRVIYSAIEEIESAMKGLLDPEFEEKVIGQAEVRETFKVSKVGTIAGSYVTDGKITRDSSIRLIRDGIVLFEGEIDTLRRFKDDVKEVAQNYECGITIANFNDVKEGDVIEAYKMVEIERK; encoded by the coding sequence ATGAGTAAAATGCGTGTATATGAATATGCAAAACAAAATAATACGTCAAGTAAAGATGTAATTGACTATTTAAAGGAATTGGATGTGGAAGTTTCGAATCATATGTCAACAATATCAGATGATACTAAAGGAAAATTAGATAAGAAGTTTGTTAGTCAGCCGAAGAAAAATGAAAAAAGTGTACAACAAACAACCGTGAAAAATGATTCAAATAATAACGGGTCAAATCAAATGAAAAAGAAAGATAATCGTCCAGAGAAGAAAGCTAATGCAACAACGCAAAACAATAAATCTGGTGGCCATCAAAAGAATAATAGAAATCAAAATAGACGTCCGAATCACTTTAATAAAGGCAGAGGTAATAAGCAAACTTCAACAAAACAATCAACTGTTGTTGAGACGCCTAAAAAGATTACGTACAGTGATACATTAACAGTAAGTGGGTTAGCTAGTAAGCTTTATAAAAAAGAAGCGGAAATTATTAAAAAGTTAATGTTCATGGGTGTAATGGCAACGAAAAATCAAGATTTAGACGATGATACAATCGAACTAATTTGTAACGATTATAATGTAGAAGTAGAGAAAGAAATCATTATAGAAGATACGAATTTTGACAAATATATCGTTGAAGAAAAACCAGAAGATCTTGTTGAACGACCTGCTGTTGTAACAATTATGGGGCATGTTGACCATGGTAAAACGACAACACTTGACTCTATTCGTAACACGAAGGTAACTGCAGGCGAAGCTGGTGGAATTACACAGCATATTGGTGCTTATCAAGTAGAAGTTAACGATAAGAAAATAACTTTCTTAGATACGCCTGGACATGCTGCATTTACTAGTATGCGCTCACGTGGTGCACAAGTTACAGATATTGCTATACTTGTTGTAGCGGCTGATGACGGTGTTATGCCACAAACAATTGAAGCAATTAACCATGCGAAAGCAGCGGAAGTACCGATAATTGTTGCTGTGAACAAAGTGGATAAAGAAGCAGCCAACCCTGACCGAGTAATGCAAGAGCTAACTGAACATGGTCTTGTACCAGAAGACTGGGGCGGAGAAACGATTTTCGTGAAGATATCCGCGAAACAGCATACAGGTATTGATGATTTATTAGAAATGATTTTACTTGTAGCTGAAGTTGAGGAATTAAAAGCAAATCCAAATGCAAATGGATTTGGTACTGTTATTGAAGCAGAGCTTGATAAGGGTAGAGGATCTGTTGCAACGTTACTTGTACAAAACGGTACCTTAAATGTTGGGGATTCTGTCGTCGTCGGTAATACATTTGGCCGTGTTCGTGCAATGGTAAATGATCTTGGCGAACGGGTTACAAGTGTTGGTCCATCGACTCCTGTTGCAATTACAGGATTACATGATGTACCACAAGCTGGTGATCAATTCTTAGTATTTAAAGATGAGAAGAAAGCTCGTCAAATTGGTGAAGCTCGTCAGCAAAAACACATTATGGAAAATCGTCATGAACAAACGAAAATTAGCCTAGATGATTTATTTGAGCAAATTAAACTAGGTGAAATGAAGGAATTAAATATTATCATTAAGGCAGATGTACAAGGTTCTGCTGAAGCACTTTCATCATCACTTCAAAAAATTGATGTGGAAGGCGTTAATATTAAAATCATCCATGCAGGGGTTGGAGCGATTACGGAGTCAGATATTATTCTAGCATCAGCTTCAAATGCGATTGTTATCGGCTTTAACGTTCGTCCAGATGTTAATGCGAAAAAAGCAGCAGAATCTGAAAAGGTTGATGTTCGCCTGCACCGTGTTATTTACAGTGCAATTGAAGAAATTGAATCAGCGATGAAAGGCTTGCTTGACCCAGAATTTGAGGAGAAAGTGATTGGTCAAGCGGAAGTTCGTGAAACATTTAAAGTTTCTAAAGTTGGTACAATTGCTGGAAGCTATGTAACGGATGGTAAAATAACAAGAGATTCAAGTATTCGTCTAATCCGTGATGGTATTGTGTTATTCGAAGGTGAAATTGATACGTTAAGACGTTTCAAAGATGATGTGAAGGAAGTTGCACAAAATTATGAATGTGGTATTACGATTGCAAACTTTAATGATGTTAAAGAAGGCGATGTAATTGAAGCATATAAAATGGTAGAAATCGAACGCAAATGA
- the rimP gene encoding ribosome maturation factor RimP: protein MSSQVIKTTEELVLPILEEKKFELVDIEYVKEGKNWFLRLYIDKPGGIDITECGDVSEALSEKLDATDPIKEPYFLEVSSPGVERPLKTKEDFNNNISKNMFIKLYEPIDNEKEYEGILKQFEDNILTIEYKVKNRMKQVEIPYDKIAKARIAVTF, encoded by the coding sequence TTGAGTTCTCAAGTAATAAAAACAACTGAAGAATTAGTTCTGCCAATTCTAGAAGAAAAGAAATTTGAATTGGTGGATATTGAGTATGTCAAAGAAGGGAAAAACTGGTTTCTGCGTCTATATATTGATAAGCCAGGCGGAATTGATATTACCGAATGTGGCGATGTATCAGAAGCGCTCAGTGAGAAGCTCGATGCAACAGATCCAATAAAAGAACCGTATTTCTTAGAGGTCTCATCACCAGGTGTTGAAAGACCACTCAAAACAAAAGAAGACTTTAACAATAATATATCAAAAAACATGTTTATAAAACTATATGAGCCAATCGACAATGAAAAAGAGTATGAAGGAATTTTGAAGCAGTTCGAAGATAATATATTAACGATTGAATATAAAGTTAAAAATCGAATGAAACAAGTAGAAATTCCATATGACAAAATAGCAAAAGCAAGAATTGCTGTCACGTTTTAA